The following are encoded in a window of Chionomys nivalis chromosome X, mChiNiv1.1, whole genome shotgun sequence genomic DNA:
- the Tceanc gene encoding transcription elongation factor A N-terminal and central domain-containing protein isoform X2 → MSDKKRIIAKASLIEQLVAKSNIKKYKTCIRSKVANLNNPRNSHLQQSLLSGIMSTREFAEMTVLDMANEELKQLRAFYTEASIQEHHLPHTVDGIQTDKIKCKRCEKYNCKVTVIARGTLFLPVWVQNSNPDEQMTYVICNECGEQWYHNNWVCL, encoded by the exons ATGTCTGACAAAAAACGTATCATTGCCAAGGCTTCCCTGATTGAGCAGCTGGTGGCTAAAAG CAAcatcaaaaaatacaaaacttgTATTCGAAGCAAAGTTGCCAATTTGAACAACCCCAGGAATTCTCATTTACAACAAAGCCTGCTGTCTGGAATCATGTCTACAAGAGAATTTGCTGAAATGACTGTCCTGGACATGGCAAATGAGGAACTGAAGCAGTTGAGAGCTTTCTACACAGAAGCCAGTATTCAGGAACATCACCTTCCCCACACAGTGGACGGCATACAGACAGATAAAATAAAGTGCAAGCGCTGTGAGAAATACAACTGCAAGGTCACTGTAATTGCCAGAGGAACACTTTTCCTTCCAGTCTGGGTGCAGAATTCAAACCCAGATGAACAAATGACCTATGTCATTTGTAATGAATGTGGGGAACAGTGGTACCATAACAACTGGGTGTGCTTGTAA
- the Tceanc gene encoding transcription elongation factor A N-terminal and central domain-containing protein isoform X1, with product MSDKKRIIAKASLIEQLVAKRYFEDIGKHLTELEMIYVSKEHLQETELVRAVYRVLKNCPSVALKRKAKCLLAKWRTFYKSTHLKTKESLKLLPSNVNEEKHAAVSQEVSQDGASGFSHDEIAGLCSSLSRLASQDAEKHAAAVESESSATQMEINEEYLGDVDPESTSKSSSVLQDPLVSLRSKCIELLYTALASFSTNDMKTHLWQRFAREIEEHIFTLYSSNIKKYKTCIRSKVANLNNPRNSHLQQSLLSGIMSTREFAEMTVLDMANEELKQLRAFYTEASIQEHHLPHTVDGIQTDKIKCKRCEKYNCKVTVIARGTLFLPVWVQNSNPDEQMTYVICNECGEQWYHNNWVCL from the coding sequence ATGTCTGACAAAAAACGTATCATTGCCAAGGCTTCCCTGATTGAGCAGCTGGTGGCTAAAAGGTATTTTGAGGATATTGGCAAACATCTGACTGAACTTGAAATGATATATGTGTCTAAGGAGCATCTCCAGGAAACAGAGTTAGTCAGAGCTGTATACAGAGTCCTCAAAAACTGCCCCTCCGTGGCTTTGAAAAGGAAGGCCAAGTGTCTACTGGCAAAATGGAGAACTTTCTATAAGAGTACACACCTCAAAACAAAGGAAAGCCTTAAATTACTCCCTTCTAATGTTAATGAAGAAAAACATGCAGCAGTTTCTCAGGAGGTGAGCCAGGATGGGGCATCAGGTTTTAGCCATGATGAGATAGCAGGTCTCTGCAGTTCTCTCTCTAGGCTGGCATCTCAAGATGCTGAAAAGCACGCTGCAGCAGTTGAGTCTGAAAGTAGTGCCACTCAAATGGAAATTAATGAAGAATATTTGGGGGATGTTGACCCTGAATCTACTAGCAAGAGCTCAAGTGTGTTACAAGATCCCCTAGTGTCTCTTAGATCTAAATGCATAGAGCTTCTTTACACAGCATTAGCTAGTTTTTCCACAAATGACATGAAAACTCATTTGTGGCAGAGATTTGCAAGAGAAATTGAAGAGCACATTTTTACCCTTTATTCAAGCAAcatcaaaaaatacaaaacttgTATTCGAAGCAAAGTTGCCAATTTGAACAACCCCAGGAATTCTCATTTACAACAAAGCCTGCTGTCTGGAATCATGTCTACAAGAGAATTTGCTGAAATGACTGTCCTGGACATGGCAAATGAGGAACTGAAGCAGTTGAGAGCTTTCTACACAGAAGCCAGTATTCAGGAACATCACCTTCCCCACACAGTGGACGGCATACAGACAGATAAAATAAAGTGCAAGCGCTGTGAGAAATACAACTGCAAGGTCACTGTAATTGCCAGAGGAACACTTTTCCTTCCAGTCTGGGTGCAGAATTCAAACCCAGATGAACAAATGACCTATGTCATTTGTAATGAATGTGGGGAACAGTGGTACCATAACAACTGGGTGTGCTTGTAA